In one Rutidosis leptorrhynchoides isolate AG116_Rl617_1_P2 chromosome 8, CSIRO_AGI_Rlap_v1, whole genome shotgun sequence genomic region, the following are encoded:
- the LOC139864148 gene encoding secreted RxLR effector protein 161-like has product MTSTRPDIAFIVGKLSRFTSNPNATHWRAVVRVFKYLKGTIDYGITYTGFPSVLEGYSDASWITNVEDHSSTTGWIFLFGGGAISWASKKKTYITNSTMESKFVALAAAGKEADWLRNLIHEIPLWPKPISPISIRCDSEATLAKAYSQMYNGKSRHLGVRHNMVRELISHVVISAATD; this is encoded by the coding sequence ATGACAAGCACACGCCCCGATATTGCTTTCATAGTGGGAAAACTGAGTAGGTTTACTAGTAATCCAAATGCTACTCATTGGCGTGCTGTGGTTAGAGTATTCAAGTACTTAAAAGGTACTATAGATTATGGTATCACTTATACTGGGTTCCCTTCAGTTTTGGAAGGATATTCGGATGCAAGTTGGATAACCAATGTCGAAGATCATTCATCTACGACTGGTTGGATATTCTTATTTGGAGGAGGTGCTatatcatgggcttctaagaagaaAACATACATTACAAATTCAACCATGGAGTCTAAATTTGTAGCTTTAGCTGCGGctggtaaggaagctgattggttgAGGAATCTGATTCATGAAATTCCTTTGTGGCCAAAGCCAATATCTCCTATTTCCATCCGTTGTGACAGTGAAGCTACTTTGGCTAAGGCTTATAGCcaaatgtacaatggaaagtctagacacttaggtgttagaCACAATATGGTTCGCGAGCTGATTTCACATGTAGTGATATCC